One window of the Candidatus Methylomirabilota bacterium genome contains the following:
- a CDS encoding DUF1326 domain-containing protein gives MMATATTTRWHLKGNGYEFCNCDFGCGCNFGGFPNSKDGSCRAFVGLAIAQGKCGTVDLSGVRCAGVYAWPKAIHEGHGKVAFVVDPKTTDKQVEVLGQIFTGKLGGMPWEVLGPTAEVVGLVKAKITIEGKGRKSTFRAEGVGEGRGDTFKNPVTGEEHLADVHLPNGFIWRKGQCGQGSFRAAAAGLSVAADKTNWIFYQFDWSNGKARK, from the coding sequence ATGATGGCGACCGCAACGACGACACGCTGGCACCTCAAGGGCAACGGCTACGAATTCTGCAACTGCGACTTCGGCTGCGGCTGCAACTTCGGCGGCTTCCCCAACTCGAAGGACGGCAGTTGCCGCGCCTTCGTCGGTCTCGCCATCGCGCAGGGGAAGTGCGGGACCGTGGACCTCTCGGGCGTCAGGTGCGCGGGGGTCTACGCCTGGCCCAAGGCGATCCACGAGGGACACGGCAAGGTCGCGTTCGTCGTGGATCCGAAGACGACCGACAAGCAGGTCGAGGTCCTCGGCCAGATCTTCACGGGAAAGCTCGGCGGCATGCCCTGGGAGGTCCTCGGGCCCACGGCCGAGGTCGTCGGCCTCGTGAAGGCGAAGATCACGATCGAGGGCAAGGGACGGAAGAGCACGTTCCGGGCGGAGGGCGTCGGCGAGGGGCGCGGCGACACCTTCAAGAATCCCGTGACGGGCGAGGAGCACCTGGCGGACGTCCATCTGCCCAACGGGTTCATCTGGCGGAAGGGTCAGTGCGGCCAGGGGTCCTTCCGGGCGGCGGCCGCCGGACTGTCGGTCGCGGCGGACAAGACGAACTGGATCTTCTACCAGTTCGACTGGTCGAACGGCAAAGCGCGCAAGTAG
- a CDS encoding DUF2182 domain-containing protein, with protein sequence MGDALEALLRRDRAIVTGGLVGMAALAWLYLFRLARPMAEADMGMAMPQMQPWGPADVLLLFVMWAVMMVAMMVPSAAPVILVFTTTYRRRREREQPVVGTGVFLAGYLAVWTGYAALASLAQWGLHRAALLSETMASASALLGGGLLIAAGVFQWTPLKHACLARCRSPLAFVMSEWREGAAGALVMGLRHGAYCLGCCGLLMALLFVAGVMNLAWVAGIAAFVLVEKVVPGGEHVGRVGGVALALAGLWLMARG encoded by the coding sequence ATGGGCGACGCGCTCGAAGCGCTGCTCCGGCGTGACCGCGCGATCGTCACCGGGGGGCTCGTCGGCATGGCCGCCCTCGCCTGGCTCTATCTCTTCCGGCTGGCCCGGCCGATGGCGGAGGCGGACATGGGCATGGCGATGCCCCAGATGCAGCCGTGGGGCCCCGCCGACGTGCTCCTGCTCTTCGTCATGTGGGCCGTCATGATGGTCGCCATGATGGTCCCGTCCGCGGCCCCGGTCATCCTGGTCTTCACGACGACGTACCGGCGGCGCCGCGAGCGGGAGCAGCCGGTGGTCGGCACGGGCGTCTTCCTCGCGGGCTACCTCGCGGTGTGGACGGGCTACGCCGCGCTCGCGAGCCTCGCGCAGTGGGGCCTCCACCGCGCGGCGCTCCTATCGGAGACCATGGCGAGCGCGAGCGCCCTGCTGGGCGGCGGGCTCCTGATCGCCGCGGGCGTCTTCCAGTGGACGCCGCTCAAGCACGCGTGCCTGGCCCGCTGCCGCTCGCCGCTCGCCTTCGTGATGAGCGAGTGGCGGGAGGGCGCGGCCGGCGCGCTCGTGATGGGGCTGCGCCACGGGGCCTACTGTCTCGGCTGCTGCGGGCTCCTGATGGCGCTCCTGTTCGTCGCCGGGGTGATGAACCTCGCGTGGGTCGCGGGCATCGCGGCCTTCGTCCTGGTCGAGAAGGTGGTCCCGGGCGGCGAGCACGTCGGCCGCGTCGGCGGCGTCGCGCTCGCCCTGGCGGGGCTCTGGCTCATGGCGCGCGGGTGA